The following proteins are co-located in the Ailuropoda melanoleuca isolate Jingjing chromosome 13, ASM200744v2, whole genome shotgun sequence genome:
- the NR1D1 gene encoding nuclear receptor subfamily 1 group D member 1 yields the protein MTTLDSNNNTGGVITYIGSSGSSPSRTSPESLYSDSSNGSFQSLTQGCPAYFPPSPTGSLTQDPARSFGSIPPSLSDDGSPSSSSSSSSSSSFYNGSPPGGLQVALEDSSRVSPSKSTSNITKLNGMVLLCKVCGDVASGFHYGVHACEGCKGFFRRSIQQNIQYKRCLKNENCSIVRINRNRCQQCRFKKCLSVGMSRDAVRFGRIPKREKQRMLAEMQSAMNLANNQLSSQCPLESSPVQHPTPGPMGPSPPPAPAPSPLVGFSQFPQQLTPPRSPSPEPTVEDVISQVARAHREIFTYAHDKLGTSPGNFNANHASGSPPATTPHCWESQGCPAVPNDNNVMAAQRHNEALNGLRQASSSYPPAWPPGPAHHSCQEPNSNGHRLCPTHVYQAPEGEAPANSPRQGNSKNVLLACPMNMYPHGRSGRTVQEIWEDFSMSFTPAVREVVEFAKHIPGFRDLSQHDQVTLLKAGTFEVLMVRFASLFNVKDQTVMFLSRTTYSLQELGAMGMGDLLSAMFDFSEKLSSLALTEEELGLFTAVVLVSADRSGMENSASVEQLQETLLRALRALVLKNRPSETSRFTKLLLKLPDLRTLNNMHSEKLLSFRVDAQ from the exons ATGACGACCCTGGACTCCAACAATAACACAG GTGGTGTCATCACCTACATTGGCTCCAGCGGCTCCTCCCCAAGCCGCACCAGCCCTGAGTCTCTCTACAGTGACAGCTCAAACGGCAGCTTCCAGTCCCTGACTCAAGGCTGCCCTGCCTACTTCCCACCGTCACCTACAGGCTCCCTCACCCAGGACCCGGCTCGATCCTTTGGGAGCATTCCACCCAGCTTGAGTGATGATGGCtccccttcctcatcttcctcatcctcctcctcctcctccttctataATGGGAGCCCCCCAGGGGGTCTACAAGTGGCCCTGGAAGATAGCAGCCGAGTGTCCCCCAGCAAGAGCACCAGCAACATCACCA AGCTGAACGGCATGGTGCTGCTGTGTAAAGTGTGCGGGGATGTCGCCTCGGGCTTCCACTACGGCGTGCACGCCTGTGAGGGCTGCAAG GGCTTTTTCCGTCGGAGCATCCAGCAGAACATCCAGTACAAAAGGtgtctgaaaaatgaaaattgctcCATCGTCCGCATCAATCGGAACCGCTGCCAGCAGTGTCGCTTCAAGAAGTGTCTCTCCGTGGGCATGTCTCGAGATG CTGTGCGTTTTGGGCGCATCCCCAAACGGGAGAAGCAGCGGATGCTGGCCGAGATGCAGAGCGCCATGAACCTGGCCAACAACCAGTTGAGCAGCCAGTGCCCGCTGGAAAGCTCGCCTGTCCAGCATCCGACCCCAGGCCCCATGGGCCCCTCACCACCTCCCGCTCCGGCCCCCTCACCCTTGGTGGGCTTCTCCCAGTTCCCACAACAGCTGACGCCTCCCCGTTCCCCAAGTCCTGAGCCCACAGTGGAGGATGTGATATCCCAGGTGGCCCGGGCCCACCGAGAAATCTTCACCTATGCCCATGACAAGCTGGGCACCTCACCTGGCAACTTCAATGCCAACCATGCATCAGGCAgccctccagccaccaccccACACTGCTGGGAAAGCCAGGGCTGCCCTGCTGTCCCCAATGACAACAACGTCATGGCTGCCCAGCGTCATAATGAGGCCCTGAATGGTTTACGCCAGGCCTCCTCCTCCTACCCTCCTGCCTGGccccctggccctgcccaccaCAGCTGCCAGGAACCCAACAGCAACGGGCACCGTCTCTGCCCCACCCATGTGTACCAAGCCCCAGAAGGCGAAGCACCTGCCAACAGTCCACGGCAGGGCAACTCCAAGAACGTTCTCCTG gcATGTCCCATGAACATGTACCCACACGGACGCAGTGGGAGAACCGTGCAAGAGATCTGGGAGGATTTCTCCATGAGCTTCACACCCGCTGTGCGGGAGGTGGTAGAGTTTGCCAAGCACATCCCTGGCTTCCGTGATCTGTCTCAGCACGACCAGGTCACCTTGCTTAAGGCTGGCACCTTTGAG GTGTTGATGGTGCGCTTCGCATCGCTGTTCAACGTGAAGGACCAGACAGTGATGTTCCTGAGCCGCACCACCTACAGCCTGCAGGAACTCGGAGCCATGGGCATGGGGGACCTGCTCAGTGCCATGTTCGACTTCAGCGAGAAGCTCAGCTCCCTGGCGCTTACCGAGGAGGAGTTGGGCCTCTTCACCGCGGTGGTGCTTGTCTCTGCGG ACCGCTCGGGCATGGAGAATTCCGCTTCGGTGGAGCAGCTCCAGGAGACGCTGCTGCGGGCTCTTCGGGCTCTGGTGCTGAAGAACCGGCCCTCGGAGACTTCCCGCTTCACCAAGCTGCTGCTCAAGCTGCCGGACCTGCGGACCCTGAACAACATGCATTCCGAGAAGCTGCTGTCCTTCCGGGTGGACGCCCAGTGA